One window from the genome of Acinetobacter sp. LoGeW2-3 encodes:
- a CDS encoding acyl-CoA dehydrogenase family protein has product MSGLSRMSINTQVNSDINLDDLCKEIRDRACTGEFDEQGYVSIDIIDKLKALGVYRALVPMRFGGEEVSPRQFCELIERISMADGSVGWVASFGMSPAYLGCLPEETLHEIYQNGPDVVFAAGIFPPQASEVTEEGILVKGRWKFSSGCLGADIIGVGVAPIKDNETQGLPRIAVLPADQVQVEMTWDTVGLKGTGSHDLVVNNVLVKEDWTFVRGVASSLPEPFFRYPSLSFATQVLTVVGIGVAHAALEEFKILAPGKSSITGGAEIANRPVTQYEFAQAEAEFLAAKSWFYQSIDVTWDTILKGQKPTPEQISNMRLSCTHAARVAAKVTRKIQMLAGMTAIYTNNPFSRFVNDTNVVTQHAFMGDATLLNAGAMSFGLKPTPGYL; this is encoded by the coding sequence ATGAGTGGTTTATCTCGCATGAGTATCAATACCCAAGTAAATAGCGATATCAATTTGGACGATTTGTGCAAAGAGATTCGCGATCGTGCCTGTACAGGAGAATTTGATGAGCAGGGTTATGTCTCTATAGACATTATCGATAAATTAAAAGCTCTAGGTGTTTATCGTGCTTTGGTGCCAATGCGCTTTGGTGGGGAAGAAGTTTCACCTCGTCAATTCTGTGAATTGATTGAACGTATTTCAATGGCTGATGGATCTGTGGGTTGGGTGGCAAGTTTTGGTATGAGCCCAGCTTACTTAGGGTGTTTGCCAGAAGAAACACTACATGAAATTTATCAGAATGGTCCAGATGTGGTTTTTGCGGCTGGTATTTTTCCACCCCAAGCTTCAGAAGTGACTGAAGAAGGCATTTTAGTTAAAGGACGTTGGAAATTTTCAAGTGGCTGTTTAGGTGCAGACATTATCGGTGTAGGCGTTGCGCCAATTAAAGACAACGAAACCCAAGGTTTGCCTCGTATTGCTGTATTACCTGCTGATCAAGTACAAGTTGAAATGACTTGGGACACAGTGGGCTTAAAGGGTACAGGCAGTCATGACTTAGTGGTAAATAATGTCTTAGTTAAAGAAGACTGGACCTTTGTGCGCGGTGTTGCATCAAGCTTGCCAGAACCATTTTTTAGATATCCATCATTGTCTTTTGCAACCCAGGTATTAACTGTTGTGGGCATTGGTGTTGCACATGCAGCATTAGAAGAATTCAAAATTTTGGCACCCGGAAAATCGTCTATTACAGGCGGTGCAGAAATTGCGAATCGTCCTGTAACCCAATATGAGTTTGCCCAAGCTGAAGCAGAGTTCCTAGCAGCTAAATCCTGGTTCTATCAAAGTATAGATGTGACTTGGGATACGATCTTAAAAGGTCAAAAGCCAACACCAGAACAGATCAGCAATATGCGCCTGTCTTGCACACATGCAGCACGTGTCGCAGCAAAAGTAACGCGCAAAATTCAAATGCTGGCAGGTATGACAGCCATTTATACAAATAATCCATTTAGCCGTTTTGTGAACGATACCAATGTCGTGACACAACATGCCTTCATGGGTGATGCCACTTTATTAAACGCAGGTGCAATGAGCTTTGGACTTAAGCCAACACCTGGCTATCTATAA
- a CDS encoding 1-acyl-sn-glycerol-3-phosphate acyltransferase → MFKKFIGESAFKLAGWQYHVEPNVLEDKQVIVGFEHTSMMDAVLSLALFQMYDIKIHTLIKKELFKGPFKPLLESIGGIPVDRKSSKDIVSQMVELFQSNEKFNLVIAPEATRAKNGEERRPIRTGFWHIAKAANVPIVLLYANSKTKQGGIFGKIYPTDLEHDLALIKQLYKDNVGLDIVIPEKK, encoded by the coding sequence ATGTTTAAGAAATTCATTGGCGAATCTGCGTTTAAACTTGCAGGCTGGCAGTATCACGTTGAACCAAATGTACTTGAAGACAAGCAAGTGATTGTTGGTTTCGAACATACTTCAATGATGGATGCCGTGCTTTCTCTGGCTTTATTTCAAATGTACGACATCAAAATTCATACCCTGATTAAAAAAGAATTGTTTAAGGGCCCATTTAAGCCATTGTTAGAAAGCATTGGTGGTATTCCGGTAGATCGCAAATCTAGCAAGGATATTGTGAGCCAGATGGTTGAACTTTTTCAGAGTAATGAAAAATTCAATCTGGTGATTGCACCTGAAGCGACCCGTGCCAAAAATGGTGAAGAACGTCGACCAATTCGTACCGGTTTCTGGCATATTGCCAAAGCGGCGAATGTACCAATTGTTTTACTGTATGCAAACTCTAAAACCAAACAGGGCGGTATTTTCGGAAAAATCTATCCAACAGACCTTGAACATGACTTGGCTTTAATTAAACAGCTATATAAAGACAATGTTGGTTTGGATATTGTGATCCCTGAAAAGAAATAA
- a CDS encoding beta strand repeat-containing protein, whose amino-acid sequence MAFSLLSSIKSKLSPVLTTETQNTNLLSGLLSGSLSGIIGSITGSTPSTPSLDSLLTSLLSGKSLTSSSLTDLITQFTGSNASKLDINSLISQLTKANGGSFDLGSISNLLGGLMGGNTSNLDLNAVIKLVSGLIGGSSGNLDLGKIADLAGNLLQSGDIDLTQITQLIGGLIGGSGGLDGVDISAIAGVVGSLIQGGDIDIAQIAQLVGGLIGGSGGLGGVDIGAIAGLVGNLISGNGDIDIAQIAQLVGGLIGGSSGLGGVNIGAIAGLVGGLIQGGDIDIAQIAQLVGGLIGGSGGLDGIDIGAIAGLVGNLIGGNGDIDIAQIAQLVGGLIGGSSGLGGVDIGAIAGLVGNLIGGNGDIDIAQIAELVGGLIGGSGGLNGVDIGQIANLVGGLIGGNAGSDLDIGAIIDLVSGLISGSTGALDTNSVNLLATDLMSNATSDLDISAITNLLSGLISNSGSIDAGTIAQTVTQSLMSLLASIDTGNSSIDMAQLTQVLPTVVGSVTTLVSAISSAGSGNIPETIADVLKGVNPLLNLLANSDVLDTDQAEIVNTLYDVLNGVQVVLDFVSSPSLLNLSGDINNVITALKPIIALIDSEGQFSDILDGVQLPEIGDLLGSLGSGVPSLGDGLGLDAFTDSLGNLIGENSTLQLPDVSELISGIGNTNTSSNISITEIIPSIKDKISNISSGSSLPKFDFSSLFSSFNKQSDVDHTNPWG is encoded by the coding sequence ATGGCTTTCAGTCTTCTTAGTTCAATTAAAAGTAAACTCAGTCCAGTGCTCACGACAGAGACACAAAACACGAATTTACTTAGCGGTTTATTGAGTGGCAGTCTTTCTGGCATCATTGGATCTATTACAGGTTCTACCCCCTCTACGCCTTCCCTCGATTCCCTCTTAACTAGCTTACTTTCAGGTAAAAGTTTAACTTCCAGCTCCCTCACGGATTTAATTACCCAATTCACCGGTTCAAATGCGTCTAAACTCGATATCAATAGTTTAATTAGCCAACTGACGAAAGCTAATGGTGGCAGTTTTGATCTAGGTTCGATCAGTAATCTGCTTGGCGGTTTAATGGGTGGCAATACATCAAACCTAGATTTAAATGCCGTGATCAAATTGGTCAGTGGATTAATTGGTGGCAGCTCAGGTAATTTAGATCTCGGAAAAATTGCTGATCTGGCCGGCAACCTTCTGCAAAGTGGTGACATTGATCTCACACAAATTACACAACTCATTGGCGGCCTGATCGGTGGTTCTGGTGGTCTCGATGGTGTTGATATCAGTGCAATTGCTGGCGTTGTTGGTAGTCTGATTCAAGGCGGTGATATTGATATCGCTCAAATCGCTCAGCTCGTTGGCGGTTTAATCGGCGGCTCTGGCGGTCTCGGTGGTGTTGATATTGGTGCAATCGCAGGATTAGTTGGTAACTTGATTAGCGGTAATGGCGACATCGATATCGCTCAGATCGCACAATTGGTCGGTGGCTTAATCGGTGGTTCTAGCGGTCTCGGTGGTGTTAATATTGGCGCAATCGCAGGATTAGTTGGTGGCTTGATCCAAGGTGGTGATATTGATATCGCACAAATTGCTCAACTGGTTGGCGGTTTAATTGGCGGCTCTGGTGGTCTTGATGGCATTGATATTGGTGCAATCGCAGGTTTGGTCGGCAACCTGATTGGTGGTAACGGTGATATTGATATCGCTCAAATTGCTCAACTGGTTGGCGGTCTAATCGGTGGATCTAGCGGTCTCGGTGGTGTTGATATTGGTGCAATCGCAGGTTTAGTAGGCAATCTGATTGGCGGTAATGGAGATATCGATATCGCTCAAATTGCTGAATTAGTTGGTGGCTTAATTGGTGGTTCTGGCGGTCTCAATGGCGTGGATATCGGTCAAATTGCCAACCTTGTAGGTGGTCTCATTGGTGGTAATGCCGGTAGCGATCTCGACATTGGCGCAATTATTGACTTGGTGAGCGGCTTGATCAGTGGCTCTACGGGTGCCTTAGATACTAACTCTGTTAATTTGCTAGCAACTGACTTAATGAGCAATGCAACAAGTGATCTTGATATCAGTGCAATTACCAATTTACTCAGTGGCCTAATCAGTAATTCAGGCAGTATCGATGCAGGCACAATTGCGCAAACGGTAACGCAAAGTCTGATGTCGCTGCTTGCCTCTATCGATACAGGCAATTCATCCATTGATATGGCACAACTCACTCAGGTTTTACCAACAGTTGTAGGTAGTGTCACGACATTAGTATCTGCAATCAGTTCTGCTGGTTCAGGTAATATTCCTGAAACCATCGCGGATGTACTAAAAGGTGTGAATCCACTGTTGAATCTGTTAGCGAATAGTGATGTTCTTGATACTGATCAAGCAGAAATCGTAAATACGCTTTACGATGTCCTGAATGGCGTTCAAGTGGTACTCGATTTTGTCAGCAGCCCATCACTGCTTAATTTATCCGGTGACATCAACAATGTGATTACCGCATTGAAACCAATTATTGCCCTTATTGATAGTGAAGGTCAATTCTCAGATATTCTGGATGGTGTTCAATTACCTGAAATTGGTGACTTGCTCGGATCACTCGGTTCTGGCGTACCTAGCTTGGGAGATGGTCTAGGTCTGGATGCATTTACAGATAGTCTTGGCAATTTAATCGGTGAAAACTCGACTCTACAGTTGCCTGATGTGAGTGAATTGATTTCTGGTATTGGCAATACCAATACTAGTTCGAATATCAGTATTACTGAAATCATTCCAAGCATTAAAGATAAAATTTCCAACATCTCGAGC
- a CDS encoding IacB protein: MEKKSSLRVLFCMGINQNFFDAQPDEAKAVWAAFGEMWNGIHDLPGVQVYGNLDDDQSMVGPSTGFPWTTYLLADVPDIETVHAACNLFRTTVVGEGPYKLWKYCKVEARVGRELIIQR, from the coding sequence ATGGAAAAAAAATCATCTTTACGCGTGTTGTTCTGCATGGGTATTAACCAAAACTTTTTCGATGCACAGCCAGATGAGGCTAAAGCGGTATGGGCTGCTTTCGGTGAAATGTGGAATGGTATTCATGACCTACCAGGTGTTCAGGTGTATGGCAACTTAGATGACGACCAGAGCATGGTAGGTCCAAGTACAGGATTCCCTTGGACGACATATCTCCTTGCGGATGTACCTGATATAGAAACAGTCCATGCAGCGTGCAATCTATTCCGCACCACGGTGGTTGGAGAAGGTCCTTACAAACTTTGGAAATATTGCAAAGTAGAAGCACGTGTAGGACGTGAACTTATTATTCAGCGCTAA
- a CDS encoding Lrp/AsnC family transcriptional regulator: protein MELDRFDKHILEILTHEDVNLNELSERVNLSVSSVHRRIKQLIDHNIISGLKREINYQKLGFSLHVLLQVSLSKHDSDTFAKFLGELESIPEVINAFLVTGQSADFIVEVVARDMENYSEILLNKIGKIEHVVALHSSFVIKEYNVFNCSGLLNKV from the coding sequence ATGGAATTAGATCGTTTTGATAAGCATATTCTTGAAATTTTGACCCATGAAGATGTCAATCTGAATGAACTCTCTGAACGGGTAAATCTTTCAGTCAGTTCGGTCCATCGCCGTATTAAGCAATTGATTGATCATAATATTATTAGCGGCTTGAAAAGAGAAATTAATTATCAAAAGCTAGGTTTTAGTCTGCATGTGTTGTTACAGGTATCTTTGAGCAAGCATGACAGTGATACTTTTGCCAAATTTCTGGGCGAGCTGGAAAGTATTCCTGAAGTGATTAATGCTTTTCTGGTGACAGGGCAGTCGGCAGATTTTATTGTAGAAGTGGTTGCACGTGATATGGAAAACTATAGTGAGATCTTGCTCAACAAGATTGGTAAAATTGAACATGTGGTCGCACTGCACTCTAGTTTCGTAATTAAAGAATATAATGTTTTTAACTGTAGCGGCTTACTCAATAAAGTTTAA
- a CDS encoding amidase yields the protein MNNIFFEKIQSKNSGLKAAIKDSIDISGYKTVAGSRALLNTEPAIKNAEIVDLLEQHQCQIVGKTNLHELAFGITGINQFTGTAINSKYPELIPGGSSSGSAAAVAAGLVDFSIGTDTGGSIRMPAACCGVYGLKPTFGRVSRVGVLPMDTTLDCVGPFANSLDMIVEAMAIICPNFNKSLAKQRMEPRLAVLAVDADAEVQNTIRYYLEQKEIIDLPVVESSLFDQAYHAGMQIINAETWQAYGVLTETGLVAEDVNVRLLKAASTSEKDVAQANEIRTQFTQEIEALLDQYDALLLPTLPQVPPLLKDAANTAAFLNMTALIRPFNLSGHPAISIPLESDTGLPVGLQIITKHNDDEKLCAIAQYIVNKKSSPKEELDK from the coding sequence ATGAACAATATTTTTTTTGAAAAAATACAGTCAAAAAATAGTGGTCTGAAAGCCGCTATCAAAGATTCAATTGATATATCGGGGTACAAAACTGTTGCGGGTAGTCGAGCTTTATTAAATACAGAGCCTGCTATAAAAAATGCTGAGATTGTCGATCTACTTGAACAGCATCAGTGTCAAATTGTGGGTAAAACCAATCTTCATGAGTTGGCATTTGGTATTACGGGGATCAATCAATTTACCGGTACAGCAATCAACTCTAAATATCCAGAATTAATACCAGGCGGTTCATCAAGTGGTTCAGCGGCTGCCGTTGCAGCAGGACTTGTTGATTTTTCAATCGGAACTGATACAGGCGGATCAATTCGTATGCCGGCAGCATGTTGCGGTGTATATGGATTGAAACCAACCTTTGGCCGTGTGAGCCGCGTCGGTGTTTTGCCAATGGATACGACTTTGGATTGTGTGGGACCTTTTGCCAATTCACTCGACATGATTGTTGAAGCAATGGCGATTATTTGCCCGAACTTTAATAAATCATTAGCTAAGCAACGTATGGAGCCAAGACTTGCTGTCTTGGCTGTGGATGCTGATGCTGAAGTACAAAATACGATCCGATATTATCTTGAACAAAAAGAGATCATAGATCTGCCAGTTGTTGAATCTTCTTTATTTGATCAAGCCTATCACGCTGGCATGCAAATCATTAATGCTGAAACTTGGCAAGCTTATGGTGTGCTTACCGAAACTGGCCTGGTGGCCGAAGATGTCAATGTTCGCTTATTAAAGGCTGCATCAACTTCAGAAAAAGATGTAGCACAAGCAAATGAAATTCGTACCCAATTTACTCAAGAAATTGAGGCATTGCTAGATCAGTACGATGCGCTGTTGTTGCCTACATTACCGCAAGTTCCACCTTTACTAAAAGATGCAGCAAATACCGCAGCTTTTTTAAATATGACCGCTTTAATTCGACCTTTTAACTTGTCTGGTCATCCTGCAATCAGTATCCCGTTAGAGAGCGATACAGGCTTACCAGTAGGGTTGCAAATAATCACTAAACATAATGATGACGAAAAATTATGTGCAATAGCTCAATACATTGTGAATAAAAAATCGTCCCCAAAAGAGGAGTTGGATAAATGA
- a CDS encoding aromatic ring-hydroxylating oxygenase subunit alpha, producing MNSLIPMTDVTMDYNSLVQADRVHTSLYKDEKIFDEEMEKIFYSTWVWVAHASEIPEAGSFKTINIGKQPVVAVRDRKKKVHVLLNRCRHRAATVCEHKKGKTNSFVCPYHGWSYALDGTLRGVPAPESYGECLDKSELPLVSLRVEEYNGMIFASFNHDIEPLVDFLGPAKKWIDLFMKQGGGYPIKVLGEHRFRFPGNWKIQLENTTDAYHFPLVHKSFLSSVDEETERMLDFVGGPGYVEDLGNGHSVMVMIPELIDLEEELMERPIPERFTELAEELRKEGHEELQVRRIVRAVGGSGFNLNLFPNIACSMAFFRVLQPISVTETEIHHSVITMDGGPQIANQYRLRLHEHFQGPLGFGTPDDSEAWERVQKGSYAGNDLWIMLHRGLPGEVKTEDGLKSDVSAETGMRAAYQQWKKMMTA from the coding sequence ATGAACAGTTTGATTCCAATGACAGATGTCACGATGGATTATAATAGTTTAGTGCAAGCAGATCGTGTCCATACGTCTTTATATAAAGATGAAAAGATCTTTGATGAAGAGATGGAAAAAATCTTCTATAGCACTTGGGTTTGGGTTGCACATGCCAGTGAAATTCCAGAAGCAGGTAGCTTCAAGACCATCAACATTGGTAAACAGCCTGTCGTTGCTGTTCGTGACCGTAAGAAAAAAGTACATGTATTGCTAAACCGTTGCCGTCATCGTGCTGCGACTGTTTGTGAGCATAAAAAAGGAAAAACCAATAGTTTCGTTTGTCCATACCATGGCTGGAGTTATGCGCTTGACGGTACATTACGTGGCGTGCCTGCACCAGAGAGCTATGGCGAATGTCTAGATAAATCAGAACTGCCTTTAGTCAGCCTTCGTGTCGAAGAATATAACGGCATGATCTTCGCCTCGTTTAATCATGATATTGAACCTTTAGTTGATTTCCTTGGTCCTGCGAAAAAATGGATTGATTTATTCATGAAACAGGGTGGTGGCTATCCAATTAAAGTATTAGGTGAACACCGTTTCCGCTTCCCAGGGAACTGGAAAATTCAGCTTGAAAACACCACAGATGCTTATCACTTCCCATTAGTGCATAAATCTTTCTTGAGTTCTGTTGATGAAGAAACAGAACGCATGCTTGATTTCGTCGGTGGTCCAGGTTACGTCGAAGATCTAGGCAATGGTCATAGTGTCATGGTAATGATTCCTGAGCTGATCGATCTTGAAGAAGAATTAATGGAACGTCCAATTCCAGAACGCTTCACAGAACTGGCAGAAGAACTTCGTAAAGAAGGTCATGAAGAACTTCAAGTTCGCCGTATTGTTAGAGCAGTGGGTGGTTCTGGATTTAATTTAAATCTGTTCCCAAATATTGCATGTTCAATGGCATTTTTCCGAGTGTTACAGCCAATTTCTGTGACTGAAACTGAGATTCATCACTCTGTAATCACAATGGATGGTGGCCCTCAAATCGCCAACCAATATCGTCTACGTTTACATGAACATTTCCAAGGTCCATTAGGCTTCGGTACTCCAGATGATTCGGAAGCTTGGGAGCGTGTACAGAAAGGCTCATATGCAGGTAATGATTTATGGATTATGCTGCACCGTGGCTTACCAGGCGAAGTGAAAACTGAAGATGGTTTAAAAAGTGATGTAAGTGCAGAAACAGGCATGCGCGCTGCTTATCAGCAGTGGAAAAAGATGATGACGGCTTAA
- a CDS encoding nuclear transport factor 2 family protein, with translation MTDQHILNRLAQLEAVNEIRHCLTRYMEICDGLNANTDLDELMALFSEKAIWEGIGERYSKAFGRYEGKAKIAAMFESYMRKDAHFTLNAHFLNSENIQVQGQQAVGKWLMLQTSAFHQGGAHFTSAKLHIDFGLTSDNRWVMTHFRTENIFSRTVSHWSDQQDLPVPQQSAAN, from the coding sequence ATGACAGATCAACACATTTTAAATCGATTGGCGCAATTAGAAGCGGTGAATGAGATTCGCCACTGTCTAACCCGTTATATGGAAATCTGTGATGGTTTGAATGCCAACACTGACCTAGATGAGCTCATGGCACTGTTTAGTGAAAAAGCCATTTGGGAAGGTATAGGAGAGCGTTACAGCAAGGCATTTGGACGATATGAAGGCAAAGCCAAAATTGCTGCAATGTTTGAAAGTTATATGCGAAAAGATGCGCATTTTACCCTAAATGCCCATTTTCTAAATTCTGAAAATATACAGGTACAAGGACAGCAAGCAGTTGGTAAATGGCTCATGTTGCAAACATCGGCTTTTCATCAGGGCGGTGCACATTTTACTTCTGCCAAGCTGCATATCGATTTTGGTCTGACTTCAGACAATCGATGGGTAATGACGCATTTCCGTACAGAAAATATTTTTAGCCGAACCGTGAGCCACTGGAGTGATCAACAAGATTTACCTGTGCCTCAACAGTCCGCTGCAAATTAA
- a CDS encoding aromatic-ring-hydroxylating dioxygenase subunit beta, with the protein MNSTLDLLHEVTAFIWTEADMLDHAEYEEWLSLWDEAGKYIIPIDPSLTDYENNLNYAYDDHHMRKLRVERLVNGEAISTSPKANTVRSISRVRIIHQDENTVQLRCAQNLREFRKENLRHYTADVNYVLQRKEDGNFKIQRKIINLINSTDTLSGISYIL; encoded by the coding sequence ATGAATAGCACTTTAGATTTATTACATGAAGTTACTGCGTTTATTTGGACTGAAGCAGACATGCTTGACCATGCCGAATATGAAGAGTGGTTGAGCCTCTGGGATGAAGCAGGTAAGTACATTATTCCGATTGATCCGAGTTTGACAGATTACGAAAACAATCTGAATTACGCTTACGATGATCATCACATGCGAAAATTACGTGTCGAACGTCTGGTGAATGGGGAGGCAATTTCAACTTCACCGAAAGCCAATACAGTTCGCAGTATTTCTCGCGTACGCATTATTCATCAAGATGAAAATACAGTTCAACTTCGTTGTGCACAGAACTTACGTGAGTTCCGTAAAGAAAATTTACGCCACTACACAGCAGATGTGAATTATGTATTGCAACGAAAAGAAGATGGCAACTTTAAGATCCAACGTAAGATCATCAATTTAATTAACTCAACTGATACCTTGTCTGGTATCAGCTATATCTTGTAA
- a CDS encoding tyrosine-type recombinase/integrase, whose translation MSRNKLLSDVAYAALKAKDKEYRKADISGLYMKVQTSGKKSWQLRLKNNEGKWTWVGLGSYPEVSVKIARSQALKYQSGELQIVTRAERLKQALCDESELFENLMRDWIDTKKNTWDPATFKKEVQSIEKHLLPVFGQRKYKDITSGEWLEFFQTKQREEKILNRIEKLISYCRNAYDLALFKDKAHHNPLVGIGKFLDKDKSEPMKHVKKHELPEMLQKIRNYSSEQISIALELLILMFPRPGELRQAKWEHFDFEERVWIRPGAMMKMGIEHGIPLSNQSINLLKRLKAISNRESEYLFPARDSVNKTISNLTFNVALNRLGYRGKQNPHGYRHIASTELNDLYSDKAQVIESALSHLKAGVKGAYDKGAHLRERYEIMQNWADQIDQLCGPRVFPKVHAS comes from the coding sequence ATGAGCAGAAATAAACTTTTATCTGATGTGGCATATGCTGCTTTAAAAGCAAAAGATAAAGAATATCGAAAGGCAGATATTTCGGGACTTTATATGAAAGTTCAAACTTCAGGTAAGAAGTCATGGCAACTTCGTTTGAAGAATAATGAAGGCAAATGGACATGGGTAGGTTTAGGTTCTTATCCAGAGGTCTCAGTTAAAATTGCTCGTTCACAAGCATTAAAATATCAGTCGGGTGAACTTCAAATTGTTACTCGTGCAGAACGTTTAAAACAAGCTTTATGTGATGAAAGTGAGTTGTTCGAAAACTTAATGCGGGATTGGATTGATACTAAGAAAAATACATGGGATCCAGCAACATTTAAGAAAGAGGTTCAATCTATTGAAAAGCATCTTCTGCCCGTTTTTGGTCAACGTAAATATAAAGATATTACTTCTGGAGAATGGCTTGAATTTTTCCAAACAAAACAACGTGAAGAAAAAATTCTTAATCGAATTGAAAAATTAATCTCATACTGCCGTAACGCATATGACCTTGCCCTGTTCAAAGATAAAGCACACCATAATCCACTTGTGGGAATTGGTAAGTTTTTAGATAAAGATAAATCTGAGCCTATGAAGCATGTCAAAAAGCATGAGCTACCTGAAATGCTTCAAAAAATAAGAAATTATTCTTCAGAGCAAATTAGTATCGCTTTAGAGTTATTGATCCTAATGTTCCCGAGACCTGGAGAATTAAGACAAGCTAAATGGGAACATTTTGACTTTGAAGAACGTGTTTGGATCAGACCAGGTGCAATGATGAAAATGGGTATAGAACATGGTATTCCGCTTTCTAATCAATCAATTAATTTATTGAAAAGGCTTAAGGCGATCTCAAATCGAGAGAGTGAGTACCTTTTTCCAGCACGTGACAGTGTGAACAAAACAATATCAAATTTAACTTTTAATGTGGCATTAAATCGACTTGGATATAGAGGTAAGCAAAATCCACATGGTTACCGCCATATCGCTTCAACGGAACTGAACGATCTTTATAGTGATAAAGCGCAAGTAATAGAATCAGCGTTATCTCACTTAAAGGCTGGAGTAAAGGGAGCATACGACAAGGGTGCTCACCTAAGGGAGCGGTATGAAATTATGCAAAATTGGGCAGATCAAATAGATCAACTTTGTGGACCGAGAGTGTTTCCTAAGGTTCATGCAAGCTAA
- a CDS encoding YebC/PmpR family DNA-binding transcriptional regulator, with protein MAGHSKWANIKHRKAKQDASRGKLFTKYIRELTTAAKLGGPDAGSNPRLRAVVEKALSVNMTRDVINRAIQRGAGGEDNDDLKEVTYEGYGVGGVAVIVETMTDNLNRTVPDVRHCFSKTDGNLGTNGSVAFLFTKRGEITFEDVSLEDQIMEVALEAGAEDIEVDEDEILVITTPESFGTVQDALTAAGLKSDNAEVVMSPSTKAEITDIDQAKKIMKMIDMLEDLDDVQNVYTNVEFSDEVLAQLDA; from the coding sequence ATGGCGGGTCATTCCAAGTGGGCCAATATTAAGCATCGTAAAGCAAAACAAGATGCTAGCCGCGGTAAACTTTTTACCAAATATATTCGTGAATTAACCACTGCTGCAAAACTCGGCGGTCCAGATGCGGGTAGCAACCCACGTTTACGTGCTGTTGTCGAAAAAGCATTGTCTGTAAACATGACACGTGATGTGATCAACCGTGCGATTCAACGTGGTGCAGGCGGCGAAGATAACGACGATCTTAAAGAAGTAACCTATGAAGGTTATGGCGTAGGTGGTGTTGCGGTTATTGTAGAAACAATGACAGACAACCTGAACCGTACTGTACCTGACGTACGTCACTGCTTCTCTAAAACTGATGGCAACTTAGGTACCAACGGTTCAGTTGCCTTCCTGTTCACTAAACGTGGTGAGATCACTTTTGAAGATGTGTCTTTAGAAGATCAAATCATGGAAGTTGCACTGGAAGCTGGCGCTGAAGATATTGAAGTTGATGAAGATGAAATTCTGGTAATTACGACTCCAGAAAGCTTCGGTACAGTTCAAGATGCTTTAACTGCTGCAGGTCTAAAATCTGATAATGCTGAAGTTGTCATGAGCCCTTCTACTAAAGCTGAAATCACTGACATCGATCAAGCGAAAAAAATCATGAAAATGATTGATATGCTTGAAGATCTTGATGATGTTCAAAACGTTTATACCAATGTTGAATTCTCTGACGAAGTACTGGCTCAGCTAGACGCTTAA
- a CDS encoding integrase core domain-containing protein, translating into MQDKLGEWQHYYNSMRPHSAFKGKTPMEK; encoded by the coding sequence ATCCAAGACAAGCTAGGCGAATGGCAACATTACTATAACTCGATGAGACCGCATTCAGCTTTTAAAGGTAAAACACCGATGGAAAAGTAA
- a CDS encoding AlpA family transcriptional regulator, whose protein sequence is MISNTAFDIVVNGIVLKPLRLKKKEVCDYLKFSVEQLRKVSMNDESFPRPIKTGSTRQSGVYYDFNEIMFWKEKNL, encoded by the coding sequence ATGATTTCAAATACTGCATTTGACATTGTTGTAAATGGTATCGTGTTAAAGCCTCTCAGATTAAAAAAGAAAGAAGTATGTGACTATCTGAAATTTTCAGTAGAGCAGTTAAGAAAAGTTTCGATGAATGATGAAAGCTTTCCAAGACCAATCAAAACTGGTAGTACACGACAATCTGGTGTTTATTATGATTTTAACGAGATCATGTTTTGGAAAGAGAAAAATTTATAA